The DNA sequence GCCCTCTAAAGAAATGTCTGAAAGGATTACAGAGAGATTAAAAAGCAGTGAATTCCCCTTTAAGTATGAACATCTGAGTTTTGATGGAGCCGGGCATCTTGCCGGCCGGCCAGGATACATGCCATGGCCAACACCATTCTATGTTAAAGGAGGGACCCCTCAAATAAATGGAAATGCCCAAGTAAAGGTTTGGAAAGCTATTTTGAAGTTTCTCGAGGATACAAAAAATGATTAATAACCTTTTAATTTAACATTTAGGTGTTAATATGAATAAAAACAAAAAATACACTGCATATTGCGGATTATATTGTTTAGACTGTATCCCAAGCAATAAAGAACTGTTTGAATCATTGAATGAACTTAAAATTTTACTTGAAGATATTGAATTTGATAAATATGCTGAATTGAAATCTAAAACCAACGAAACATTCAATGACTACTCCCAATTTTTAGATGTGCTTGAAGAAATGAAAAAATTAGAATGCACGGCTGTATGTACTGAAGGTGGCTGTAAAGAGGATTGTAAAATCAGAGAATGTGTCAAAGAAAAACAGTATGATGGCTGCTGGGAATGCGATGAGTTTAAGGATTGTGAATTGCTGGATTATCTTAAGGGAATTCATTCAATAGAACATAATTTGAAGATGATTAAAGAATATGGCGTTGAAAATTGGGCTGATAAAAGAGGAAAACATTATAATTGGCTTTAATTTCAAAATAATTTAATTTTATAATATATTTGGTTAAATTTGAATTCTTTTTTAGAGTTAAATTTAAATAACAGATGTTATAATATGGAAAGAATTAGGAAAATTTCATAATTAACCGGAAAGGTTATATCAAAATATTTCCGGCGAAAGTTTTATATACTCCTTTGATCTACTGATATAGGGTTAAAAATAGTTTATAAGACACATGACTCTCTTTAAAACCTATTTAGTTAATATAAGGGAATTTAACCCATAATTATTTCAATCATGTTATTTAAGAGCATTATAATATTACAATAATAGGTCGTGATTAAGTGCAACAAGTCCACAGATTAAGTAAAAGGGAACTTAAAACTATATTACATTATACAGGTAATGCTTGCTTATTTCTTGCAGTTGCACTGTTAGTTCCACTCATAATCGCCATTATATATAATGAACCACGTTATTTTGTTCCGTTCGTATCTTCAGCCGCCGTAAGTGCTGTAATTGGTTTTTTTCTTGTTAAATTATTTAAAGTAGAAATTAAAATGACGCTTAAAAGCGCTATGATTTTTTCAACAGTCATCTGGCTGATTGCATGTGCATTAGGTGCTTTACCCTATTATATTTCAGGAGAATTATCTTATCTTAACGCTTATTTTGAAGCCATGTCCGGTTTTACAACAACCGGTTTCAGCATGTACTCCAATTTGGATGTAGTTTCTTTCACAATAAACTTCTGGCGGGCTTTTACACAGTGGATTGGTGGTCTTGGTATCATATTCCTCCTTCTAGCTGTTTTAAGGTCTACTGGTGTTGATGTAATGCGTCTTTACCTAGCTGAAGGTAGAGAAGAACGTTTACGTCCTAGTATTAAACATTCTACAAGAATTATAGTGTATATATATCTCTTCTTTACTGCAATTGCTATATCTCTTTTCTTACTTGCAGGTATGCCTGTTTTTGATTCAGTATTTCATGCATTTGCCGCTTTATCCACTGGAGGATTTGGAATGCATAATACAAGCCTTCTATTCTATAACAGTGTCTGGATAGAAATAGCGGCTATGATTATAATGATGATTGGTGCTACAAACTTCGCACTGCACTATACTGTCCTTAAAGGAAACTGGAAAGAGTACTTCAAAGATATAGAAACCAAAGTAGCTTATTCCCTAATCGTGATTACAACAATTCTATTAACATTCATGCTTTACAACAATCAAGTCTATGGAAATGACTTATTACTTAACTTTAGATTTGCCTTATTCCAGATGGTTTCAGCTATAACCACTACTGGCCTGCAAACAGCGTTCTATCCTGATTTACTGGCCAAATATATTGGCCTTGGTACTTTTCTAATGACCATAATTATGATAATTGGTGCAGGTTCTCTTTCTACTGGTGGAGGTATCAAGTGGCTCAGATTCGGTATTCTATTAAAAGGAATATCCTGGCAGGTTAAATCATTTATATTGCCTGGTAAAGCTGTTATGGCTAAAAAAATTCATCACGTCACAGAATTAAAAATTACAGATGATGTTTTAAGGATAACTGGGGCATTCGTATTTACTTACTTTGTAATATACATAATAAGCGTGATTATAGTCCTGATATATTATCCTGACATATCCCGAGTCATATTTGAAGTTGCATCCGCTTTAAGCAATGTTGGCCTTGGTTCCGGCATAATCACACCTGATTCCCCAGTAGTTGTAAAAATAGTGTTCATTATAGACTTCTGGATGGGAAGACTTGAAATATGGCCAGTTCTGCTTCTTATAACAATTACAATTAATAATATTGTTAGAAGATAAAAATTATTGACCATATAATCCTATTTAAGCATGAAAAATCTCAGCTTAAAAAATAAAATATTATCACTTTAGTATTATATCTAATATTTCTTCTTTATCTTCTAAACTTCGGAAAACATAATCTGCACCTGAATTTTCAAGCTCAGTTATAGAATAAATCCCTGTTGCAACAGCAATTGTTTTAGCATTTGCTTCAAATCCTGCTTTTATATCTTTGGGTGTATCTCCAATTACAAATGTTTCTCCACTAAAACCATAATTATTTTGAGCCCTTTTAATTGCAGTCTTAACCAGAACTGTACGATTTATATCATCACTTCCAAATCCACCCACTTTAAAATAACGGTTTATACCCAATTTTTTCATTTTCCCCCAAGCAATTGGTTCTATATTCCCTGTAACTAATCCCATTAACACCATATATTCATCTAATTCTTTTAAAAGTTCTTTTACACCTTTTAAAATTTGCATATTGTCATTTTTTACATTTTTTTCAAAATAGTTTGCAAGTGCTTTTAAACATTCGTCACTTTTTGACTTGATTAAAGATTCTTCTAATCCTTTTTTCCCTAAAACTTCCATTATTATCTGAGGATCAGTCATTCCATGATAATTAATATGATCTATGGTGATATCCACACCATAAACTTCCTTAAAAGCATTGGTAAACGCGTCATGATGGCATTGTGACCTATCTATCAATGTTTTGTCAATATCAAATAAAATAAGCTTCTGCAAATTGAATTCTCCTTTAGCTCTTAGAGGTAAGTTCTTCTGCTGCATCTTGGGCTAATTTCATCACTTCAGCCTCATTAACCACTTCTAGTTCCTTATTTTGCATTAATATTTCACCGTTACAAATCACTGTGTCCGCATCGCTGCCCTTAGCTGCATAAACAAGATGTGAGATTGGATGGCGGAATGGAGCTAAATGCGGGGTTTTCATATCTAAAAGCACCAGATCGGCTTTTTTTCCAACTTCAATTGTTCCAATTTCTCCTTGAAGTCCTAATGCTTTTGCACCGTTAATTGTGGCCATTTCAAAGACTTTTTGGGCCGGAAGTACTGTTGAATCCATCGTATTTACTTTTTGAAGCAGTGCTGTTAATTTCATTTCTTCAATCATGTCTAAATTATTATTTGATGCCGCGCCATCTGTTCCAATGGATACATTCACATTATTATCAATTAATTCTGAAACCGGTGATATTCCTGATGCTAATTTCATGTTACTTGCAGGGTTATGTGATAAATTAACTCCTCTTTCTTTAATGATTTCTATTTCTTTATCTGAAAGCCATACTGCATGTGCTGCTATTACATCATCTGCTAAAAATCCTATTTCATCAAGATATTCAAAAGGCCGTGACCCATGGGCTTCAGTTACTTGCTCAACTTCAAATTCAGTTTCACCCACATGAATATGAATTTTAAGGCCCATTTTATCTGCTTTTTTCCTTACTCCTTTTAAAAGTTCTTCTGAACAAGTGTAGGGTGCATGAGGTCCAAATGCAACTTTTATTCTGCCTTCTGCTGTGTCATGACATTTTTCTATTATTCTTAGTGTTTCTTTGAATTCAGCTTTTCGTTTTTCTTCATCTGAAAGGTCAATCATCCCATGGGAGAGCATTCCTCTTATCCCTGATTTATCAACTGCTTTTGCCACATCGTCCATGAAAAAATACATATCGTTAAATGTGGTGGTTCCTGACTTTATCATTTCAATACATGCAAGCAAAGCACCTGCATAACAGTATTCTCCTTTTAAATGGGCTTCTACTGGCCATATGTGATCATTTAGCCATGTGTCAAGTGGAAGGTCATCTGCAAGTCCCCGTAGAAGAGTCATGGATAAATGTGTGTGCGTATTTACAAGTCCTGGCATAAGCATATTTTTTTCGCCATCTATTATGTAATCAGCATCTTTTTGGCCTGTTTTTTCGGTTATTTCCATTATTTTGTCATTTTCTATTACTACTGAACCTTTTTTAATCTCACTGCTGATTATAGTGACATTGTCAATTAAAATGCTTTTTGTTTCCATAGAATCACCTTTTAAATGGGTTTGAATTGAATATTAATTTTTTTCTTAATTAGGTATTTAGTATTTAAAAAATTTAAATAATATTGTTTTTATTAATTAAAATTTAATTCATAAAAAAAGGAAAATATCATAAAACCCCATATTAAGGAGTATTAGTTAATTTAAGGCAAATTTTAGCATTTGATGTTTATTAAATTCTTTTTTTATATTTTAATTCTTTAAATTTAATTATAAATTTTGTACCTTTAGTTTTATCGAGCTCTATTGACCCGTCAAGCTGTTCTACCAAACTATTAACTAACTGTAATCCCAAAGATTCTGTTTTACGGAAATCAAGTTCATCTGGCAAACCCGTTCCGTTGTCACTCAATGTGAGGATAAACTTTTCATCAATTTTTTTAAATGCAATTTTTATCTCACCTTTCACCCCCTCTGTAAATGCATGTTTGATACTGTTAGAAATTAATTCACTGAGAATAAGCCCACAAGGAATAGCTGTTTCAATATTAAGCATAATATTGTCTTCTAAATCCAATTTTATATCTAAAAATTCTGTTTTTACCAGATATGTGTATGTAATATCTGTAGTTAGGCTTCTTATATAATCACTGAAATCTATTTTTGCCAGATCAGGTGCATTGTAGAGTTTTTCATGAATCATTGCCATT is a window from the Methanobacterium sp. genome containing:
- a CDS encoding DUF3795 domain-containing protein produces the protein MNKNKKYTAYCGLYCLDCIPSNKELFESLNELKILLEDIEFDKYAELKSKTNETFNDYSQFLDVLEEMKKLECTAVCTEGGCKEDCKIRECVKEKQYDGCWECDEFKDCELLDYLKGIHSIEHNLKMIKEYGVENWADKRGKHYNWL
- a CDS encoding TrkH family potassium uptake protein, yielding MQQVHRLSKRELKTILHYTGNACLFLAVALLVPLIIAIIYNEPRYFVPFVSSAAVSAVIGFFLVKLFKVEIKMTLKSAMIFSTVIWLIACALGALPYYISGELSYLNAYFEAMSGFTTTGFSMYSNLDVVSFTINFWRAFTQWIGGLGIIFLLLAVLRSTGVDVMRLYLAEGREERLRPSIKHSTRIIVYIYLFFTAIAISLFLLAGMPVFDSVFHAFAALSTGGFGMHNTSLLFYNSVWIEIAAMIIMMIGATNFALHYTVLKGNWKEYFKDIETKVAYSLIVITTILLTFMLYNNQVYGNDLLLNFRFALFQMVSAITTTGLQTAFYPDLLAKYIGLGTFLMTIIMIIGAGSLSTGGGIKWLRFGILLKGISWQVKSFILPGKAVMAKKIHHVTELKITDDVLRITGAFVFTYFVIYIISVIIVLIYYPDISRVIFEVASALSNVGLGSGIITPDSPVVVKIVFIIDFWMGRLEIWPVLLLITITINNIVRR
- a CDS encoding HAD hydrolase-like protein, whose product is MQQKNLPLRAKGEFNLQKLILFDIDKTLIDRSQCHHDAFTNAFKEVYGVDITIDHINYHGMTDPQIIMEVLGKKGLEESLIKSKSDECLKALANYFEKNVKNDNMQILKGVKELLKELDEYMVLMGLVTGNIEPIAWGKMKKLGINRYFKVGGFGSDDINRTVLVKTAIKRAQNNYGFSGETFVIGDTPKDIKAGFEANAKTIAVATGIYSITELENSGADYVFRSLEDKEEILDIILK
- a CDS encoding amidohydrolase family protein, whose translation is METKSILIDNVTIISSEIKKGSVVIENDKIMEITEKTGQKDADYIIDGEKNMLMPGLVNTHTHLSMTLLRGLADDLPLDTWLNDHIWPVEAHLKGEYCYAGALLACIEMIKSGTTTFNDMYFFMDDVAKAVDKSGIRGMLSHGMIDLSDEEKRKAEFKETLRIIEKCHDTAEGRIKVAFGPHAPYTCSEELLKGVRKKADKMGLKIHIHVGETEFEVEQVTEAHGSRPFEYLDEIGFLADDVIAAHAVWLSDKEIEIIKERGVNLSHNPASNMKLASGISPVSELIDNNVNVSIGTDGAASNNNLDMIEEMKLTALLQKVNTMDSTVLPAQKVFEMATINGAKALGLQGEIGTIEVGKKADLVLLDMKTPHLAPFRHPISHLVYAAKGSDADTVICNGEILMQNKELEVVNEAEVMKLAQDAAEELTSKS